In Lachnospiraceae bacterium, one DNA window encodes the following:
- a CDS encoding YitT family protein: MNHSNNHVTELFKETMVLTAAMAIVAGAVYFFLLPSHASVSSISGLGIILSNFVPLPLSAITMILNVLLLIIGFFTCGKEFGAKTVYTSIVLPLFLALFERIFPNIGSLTDSQELDVLCYILTVSIGLSILFNRNASSGGLDIVAKIMNKYLHMDLGKAMSLSGMCVALSAALVYDKKTVVLSVLGTYFNGIILDHFIFNHNVKRRVCIITKKEEELRHFIINDLHSGATIYESIGAYNLEKRNEIITIVDKSEYQKLMNYINREDPHAFITVYTVSDIRYQPKK; this comes from the coding sequence ATGAACCATTCAAACAACCATGTTACAGAACTGTTCAAAGAAACTATGGTCCTTACAGCAGCTATGGCCATCGTAGCCGGAGCTGTGTACTTCTTTCTTTTACCAAGCCATGCTTCCGTAAGCAGTATCTCCGGTCTTGGTATTATCTTATCTAACTTTGTTCCTCTGCCCCTTTCAGCCATCACCATGATCTTAAATGTACTTTTACTGATCATCGGATTTTTCACCTGCGGAAAAGAATTCGGGGCTAAAACCGTATACACCAGTATTGTACTTCCCCTTTTTCTGGCCCTTTTTGAAAGGATCTTCCCGAACATCGGCTCCTTAACTGACAGTCAGGAACTGGATGTTTTATGCTATATTTTAACCGTCAGTATCGGTTTAAGCATCCTGTTTAACCGCAATGCTTCTTCCGGTGGTCTGGATATCGTTGCCAAGATCATGAACAAATATCTCCATATGGATCTTGGGAAAGCTATGTCCTTATCCGGCATGTGTGTCGCCCTTTCAGCAGCTTTGGTGTATGATAAGAAAACTGTTGTTTTAAGTGTACTGGGAACCTATTTTAACGGCATCATCCTGGACCATTTTATCTTTAACCACAATGTAAAACGGCGGGTCTGCATTATCACTAAAAAAGAGGAAGAGCTGCGGCATTTTATCATCAATGACCTGCACAGCGGCGCTACCATCTATGAATCCATCGGTGCCTACAATCTGGAAAAACGCAATGAGATCATTACCATCGTAGATAAGTCAGAATACCAGAAACTGATGAATTATATCAACCGTGAAGACCCCCATGCTTTTATCACAGTGTATACAGTGTCTGATATCCGATATCAGCCTAAAAAATAA
- a CDS encoding SLC13 family permease codes for MNTQMMICMVIFVATLVSYMMNKIPMWLTAMISLTALYFTGCIDAAGALAGFSNVNTLLMATMFIVAAGFRRTSLVDGMCSAIMKLTRGSFLTAYFGYILIAILLTNFIASPMVVYAIVSPLLAAFCDNTGHSRSQYMFPIMVVCVACCGILPLSTAIQQAGQFTGFMETYGFTGMSIRAVDFTIGTWPILIIVPLWALLVGPKFTPKTPVVPIEALENQNTGKRAQKLSPTVDKIGIVVFFGTILCLIFSNKLHLTTWSVALTGSLLMVLFGVVDHKSALRDIPWDMLMLFVGALALGTALTNTGAGDMIGNALASAVGGTHNNYVLGALFFLIPFVLTQFMLNRSVSAVFVPICLLTCSALGANPTGLVLLVNAGSLTAFLTPMATPAVPMCMADGGYDLRAIFKSGVLITLFLPFIYIFYTMTVFPAF; via the coding sequence ATGAATACTCAAATGATGATCTGTATGGTGATCTTTGTAGCTACTCTGGTCAGCTATATGATGAATAAGATACCAATGTGGCTGACAGCAATGATCTCTCTGACTGCATTGTATTTTACAGGCTGCATTGATGCAGCTGGCGCACTGGCTGGTTTTTCAAATGTTAATACGCTGCTTATGGCAACTATGTTTATAGTAGCAGCAGGTTTCCGCCGCACATCTCTGGTAGATGGAATGTGTAGTGCCATTATGAAATTGACAAGAGGAAGTTTTCTCACAGCCTATTTTGGATATATCCTGATTGCTATACTACTGACTAACTTTATTGCCAGTCCGATGGTTGTATATGCGATCGTAAGTCCCCTGCTGGCAGCTTTTTGCGATAATACTGGTCACAGTCGTTCTCAATACATGTTCCCGATCATGGTCGTATGCGTAGCATGCTGCGGTATCCTGCCATTATCCACTGCCATCCAGCAGGCAGGACAGTTTACAGGATTTATGGAAACCTATGGATTTACTGGCATGAGCATTCGTGCAGTTGATTTTACAATTGGTACATGGCCGATCCTTATTATTGTTCCATTATGGGCATTACTGGTTGGACCCAAATTTACTCCTAAAACACCAGTAGTTCCTATTGAAGCTCTGGAAAATCAGAATACAGGAAAGCGGGCACAAAAACTTAGTCCAACTGTAGATAAGATTGGGATAGTTGTTTTCTTCGGTACGATCTTGTGCCTTATTTTTTCCAATAAATTACATCTTACTACATGGTCAGTCGCATTGACCGGAAGTCTCCTAATGGTATTGTTTGGGGTTGTAGACCATAAATCTGCATTGCGTGATATTCCCTGGGATATGCTGATGCTGTTTGTGGGTGCATTGGCTTTGGGAACAGCTTTGACCAATACCGGAGCAGGCGATATGATTGGAAATGCCCTGGCATCTGCTGTTGGCGGAACTCATAACAATTATGTATTAGGTGCACTGTTTTTCCTGATTCCATTCGTACTTACCCAGTTTATGCTGAACCGTTCCGTATCTGCAGTATTTGTTCCAATCTGTCTTCTGACCTGTTCTGCATTGGGAGCAAATCCGACTGGACTGGTACTGTTAGTTAATGCAGGTTCTCTGACTGCATTTTTAACACCTATGGCAACTCCGGCTGTACCAATGTGTATGGCTGATGGCGGTTATGATTTACGGGCAATTTTTAAGAGCGGTGTATTGATCACGTTATTCCTGCCATTTATTTACATCTTTTATACCATGACTGTATTTCCTGCATTTTAA
- a CDS encoding MurR/RpiR family transcriptional regulator, which yields MFPLQLNDQIIQSLSKNELKILQYVYGHSSETCEMSIHEFSRVISYSPATVLRFCRKLGFSGFAEFKYALRTNASRQPDQESVDSASKKLPTSISMERQVMISAMFNNISGTSHLISQDLLERTFAFFDSDCPIYIFSPAGITEIPCDYFEKLLFSIGRQNVYRTASARMCEHLLYSVNRKALLILVSTSGNFGPTERLARIASTNNIPILAITPYSSNSIASLADINYRFFTDQRENNGAEFTSRLPIFYIICAIINCYLDYIGDRETQFCN from the coding sequence ATGTTTCCGCTTCAGTTAAACGATCAAATTATTCAGAGTCTGAGCAAAAATGAACTGAAAATTCTTCAGTATGTGTACGGTCACAGTTCAGAGACCTGCGAGATGAGCATCCACGAATTTTCGAGGGTGATTTCCTACTCCCCGGCGACCGTGCTCCGCTTCTGTCGAAAGCTCGGCTTCTCAGGCTTTGCCGAGTTCAAGTACGCACTCCGCACAAATGCATCCAGGCAGCCGGATCAGGAAAGTGTCGATTCCGCGTCCAAGAAACTTCCGACCTCGATCTCCATGGAACGTCAGGTCATGATCTCCGCGATGTTCAACAACATTTCCGGAACCTCCCACCTTATCTCTCAGGATCTCCTCGAGCGCACCTTCGCCTTCTTTGACAGTGATTGTCCAATCTACATCTTTTCGCCCGCCGGAATCACGGAGATCCCATGCGATTACTTTGAGAAACTGCTCTTCTCGATCGGTCGTCAGAATGTCTACCGAACTGCCTCCGCGCGGATGTGCGAGCATCTTCTGTACTCAGTGAACCGAAAAGCCCTGCTGATTCTCGTCAGCACCTCTGGAAATTTTGGTCCGACCGAGCGCCTTGCGCGAATTGCAAGCACAAACAACATTCCGATCCTCGCAATCACTCCGTACTCAAGCAACAGCATCGCCTCCCTTGCTGACATCAACTATCGATTTTTCACTGACCAGAGAGAAAACAACGGTGCAGAGTTCACTTCGCGTCTGCCAATTTTCTACATCATCTGCGCGATCATCAACTGCTATCTCGACTACATAGGTGATCGCGAAACTCAATTTTGCAATTAA
- a CDS encoding PRD domain-containing protein codes for MYRVIKVLNNNGILVLDDANGQEQILLGNGVGFGHRMGERMTELPKGRRYELVSEKTPALIRVNGIDPIYIEAAGKIIEMAEAAMGPLQHDILIPMADHIAMAVARAREKKEIPNPFQHDIAALFGDEYEAARKGCEILKKMTGTILGEDEAGFIALHIHAGLAQENLADSLETARLVGVCMTMIEEGAGKKLPYGSLGYNRLMSHVRYMLARARKGERTDLDLEAYAKAQFPFEYALAEQILKKLEQELRMTFAKEETGFLAIHIRRVTGGESAT; via the coding sequence ATGTATCGGGTAATCAAAGTATTGAACAATAACGGAATTCTGGTGCTGGATGATGCCAACGGTCAAGAGCAGATTCTTCTGGGAAACGGGGTCGGCTTCGGACATCGTATGGGAGAGCGAATGACAGAACTTCCGAAAGGCCGCCGTTATGAACTTGTGAGCGAAAAAACGCCGGCGCTGATCCGTGTAAACGGCATTGATCCGATTTATATCGAAGCAGCCGGAAAAATCATAGAGATGGCAGAAGCGGCGATGGGACCACTGCAGCATGATATTCTGATCCCAATGGCAGATCACATTGCTATGGCAGTAGCACGGGCCAGAGAGAAGAAAGAAATTCCCAATCCGTTTCAGCATGATATTGCAGCTTTATTTGGAGATGAGTATGAAGCGGCCAGAAAAGGATGCGAAATCTTAAAAAAAATGACGGGAACCATCCTTGGAGAGGATGAAGCCGGTTTCATTGCCCTGCATATCCACGCAGGACTGGCGCAGGAGAATCTGGCGGATTCCCTGGAAACAGCCCGTCTGGTAGGTGTCTGCATGACCATGATCGAGGAAGGAGCCGGAAAGAAGCTTCCTTATGGCTCTCTCGGTTACAACCGGCTGATGAGTCATGTCCGCTATATGCTGGCCCGGGCCAGAAAGGGAGAACGCACGGATCTTGATCTGGAAGCATACGCAAAAGCGCAGTTCCCATTCGAATACGCGCTGGCTGAGCAGATTTTGAAAAAACTGGAACAGGAGCTGCGCATGACGTTTGCGAAAGAAGAAACCGGATTTCTTGCGATTCATATCAGGCGGGTAACTGGTGGAGAATCTGCAACATAA
- a CDS encoding glucose PTS transporter subunit IIA → MKDKIFGVLQRVGRSFMLPIAVLPVAGLLLGIGSSFTNETTIATYGLQGIFGNGTVLHALLMIMSKAGNVIFDNLPIIFAVGVAIGMAKAEKEVAALSAMISFFVMHASINAVLLLAGKVLADGTIASDVLEGTIVSVCGIQTLQMGVFGGILVGLGVAALHNRFYKIELPNALSFFGGSRFVPIISTVTYVGIGILMYFIWPAVQNGIFALGGLVTGTGYFGTLIFGIIKRALIPFGLHHVFYMPFWQTAVGGTMMVDGNLIQGGQNIFFAQLASSDVTHFSADATRYFSGEFIFMIFGLPGAALAMYRCAKPEKKKAAGGLLLSAALACMFTGITEPIEFSFLFVAPMLFAVQVILAGSAYMVAHILNIAVGLTFSGGLLDLVIFGVLQGNAKTSWLRIIPAGVVYFLLYYVLFSFLIKKFDLKTPGREDDDEETKLYTKADVNARRTEAKEGESCSQAENSKDSRSAAIAMGMGGRNNITSVDCCATRLRCSIADSSLVDEKLLKSTGAVGVIVKGQGIQIIYGPQVTVIKSELEAYLAEEHEEDTAEATDSAENMGTKVTAETEASVNLAESKNIAENIHKLYSPFQGVLKPITEAPDEAFASKAMGDGYLVMPEDGIVEAPEDGEVMFVFPSKHAIGLKAADGTEYLLHIGVDTVKLNGEGFTVFVSDGQKIKKGEKLMEFDPAYIREHAVSDACIVIFTGLTEGESLSLEGEKQVKRLELIGQIRK, encoded by the coding sequence ATGAAAGACAAGATTTTTGGGGTGCTTCAGCGAGTAGGACGCAGCTTCATGCTTCCGATTGCGGTGCTTCCGGTTGCTGGCCTCCTGCTGGGGATTGGAAGTTCCTTCACTAATGAGACTACCATTGCAACCTATGGCTTACAGGGGATTTTTGGTAATGGAACCGTCCTGCATGCACTGCTTATGATCATGAGCAAGGCAGGAAACGTCATTTTTGATAATCTGCCGATCATCTTTGCGGTGGGTGTTGCCATTGGCATGGCGAAGGCGGAAAAAGAGGTTGCGGCACTTTCGGCTATGATTTCTTTTTTTGTGATGCATGCATCAATCAACGCAGTGCTTTTATTAGCAGGAAAAGTTTTAGCGGACGGAACAATTGCCTCGGATGTGCTTGAGGGAACCATTGTCAGTGTCTGCGGTATTCAGACCCTGCAGATGGGTGTATTTGGCGGTATTCTTGTGGGACTTGGTGTGGCAGCACTCCACAACCGGTTTTATAAGATTGAACTGCCAAACGCACTGTCATTTTTTGGCGGCTCCCGTTTTGTACCGATTATTTCTACCGTTACTTATGTTGGTATCGGTATTCTGATGTACTTTATCTGGCCGGCTGTCCAGAATGGCATTTTCGCGCTGGGCGGTCTGGTTACAGGAACCGGTTATTTCGGAACCCTGATTTTTGGTATCATTAAGCGTGCGCTGATCCCGTTCGGCCTGCATCATGTGTTCTATATGCCTTTCTGGCAGACTGCGGTAGGTGGCACCATGATGGTGGATGGAAATCTGATTCAGGGCGGCCAGAACATTTTCTTTGCGCAGCTGGCTTCGTCAGATGTGACGCATTTCAGCGCGGATGCTACCCGGTATTTTTCCGGTGAGTTTATTTTTATGATTTTTGGACTTCCGGGAGCGGCGCTGGCCATGTACCGGTGCGCGAAACCGGAAAAGAAAAAGGCAGCAGGAGGTCTGCTTTTAAGTGCGGCGCTGGCCTGCATGTTTACCGGAATTACAGAGCCAATTGAGTTCTCTTTCCTGTTTGTAGCACCAATGCTGTTTGCGGTTCAGGTGATCCTGGCCGGAAGTGCCTATATGGTTGCGCATATTTTGAACATTGCAGTGGGTCTTACATTTTCCGGTGGTCTTCTGGATCTGGTGATTTTCGGTGTGCTGCAGGGCAATGCGAAAACCAGCTGGCTTCGCATCATTCCGGCAGGAGTTGTGTATTTCCTTCTGTATTACGTTTTGTTCAGTTTTCTGATTAAAAAATTTGATTTGAAAACACCGGGACGTGAGGATGATGACGAGGAGACGAAGCTCTACACGAAGGCTGATGTGAATGCCCGCAGGACTGAAGCGAAAGAGGGAGAAAGCTGCAGTCAGGCAGAAAACAGTAAAGACAGCCGGAGTGCAGCCATTGCAATGGGTATGGGAGGAAGAAACAATATCACTTCCGTGGACTGCTGCGCGACACGACTCCGCTGCTCTATCGCAGACTCGTCGCTGGTTGATGAAAAGCTTTTAAAGTCGACTGGCGCGGTAGGCGTGATCGTAAAAGGGCAGGGAATCCAGATTATTTACGGACCGCAGGTGACTGTGATCAAATCCGAGCTGGAAGCTTATCTGGCAGAGGAACATGAGGAGGATACCGCAGAAGCTACAGATAGTGCAGAGAATATGGGCACCAAAGTGACTGCGGAAACCGAAGCATCTGTGAATCTGGCAGAGAGCAAGAACATCGCAGAAAACATCCACAAACTTTACTCTCCGTTCCAGGGCGTATTAAAGCCAATCACGGAGGCACCGGACGAGGCATTTGCCAGCAAAGCCATGGGAGACGGCTACCTGGTTATGCCGGAAGATGGAATCGTTGAGGCACCGGAAGATGGTGAAGTCATGTTTGTATTTCCGAGCAAACATGCGATTGGCCTGAAGGCGGCGGATGGGACGGAATATCTGCTCCATATCGGTGTAGATACTGTGAAACTGAATGGGGAAGGCTTCACGGTATTTGTAAGTGATGGACAGAAAATTAAGAAAGGCGAAAAGCTCATGGAATTTGACCCGGCCTATATCCGGGAACACGCAGTGAGCGATGCCTGCATCGTTATTTTTACAGGACTGACAGAGGGAGAAAGCTTAAGCTTAGAAGGAGAAAAGCAAGTGAAACGGCTAGAGCTGATTGGTCAGATAAGAAAGTAA
- a CDS encoding alpha/beta hydrolase translates to MTREEKIAIADMVRSRDRFGPVSPEELAALPGKEQELWVHTKNGKTVHVFEERPDNLPEQAALLLNFHGGGFLKGRTDRDRRYCCWVMEQLNCMVWDVDYSLAPEAPFPFAAEEAYEIVSYVFEHAAELGIDKEKIILAGHSAGGNLVASVLIKNAETKELNPCCALMEYFPTDNTVDPVERLSEELKKDPFWVKRAQTEKMYTDFYVGDADASDPLCSPAFAKDEALAVFPDCLIISAGEDSLRDETEAFGMRLAKAGVCVTMQRIIEAMHGFTTNRTSGWERALDRQYKFFQEHLR, encoded by the coding sequence ATGACGCGGGAAGAGAAAATTGCAATTGCAGATATGGTACGCAGCCGGGACCGATTTGGTCCGGTAAGTCCGGAAGAACTTGCTGCACTGCCGGGAAAAGAACAGGAGCTCTGGGTCCATACAAAAAATGGAAAAACTGTGCATGTTTTCGAAGAACGTCCGGATAATTTACCAGAGCAGGCTGCACTGCTTTTAAATTTTCATGGCGGCGGATTTTTGAAAGGACGTACAGACCGGGATCGCAGATATTGTTGCTGGGTTATGGAGCAGCTGAATTGTATGGTCTGGGATGTTGATTACAGCCTTGCACCGGAAGCACCATTTCCTTTTGCAGCGGAAGAAGCTTATGAAATTGTAAGTTATGTATTTGAACATGCAGCAGAGCTTGGAATTGATAAGGAAAAGATTATTCTTGCCGGACACAGTGCTGGTGGTAATCTGGTGGCATCAGTTTTGATCAAAAATGCGGAGACGAAAGAACTGAATCCCTGCTGTGCGTTGATGGAATATTTTCCCACAGATAATACTGTTGACCCAGTAGAAAGGCTGTCAGAAGAACTGAAAAAAGATCCGTTTTGGGTGAAGCGTGCACAAACAGAAAAAATGTATACTGATTTTTATGTAGGAGATGCTGATGCATCGGATCCACTTTGTTCACCTGCATTTGCCAAAGATGAGGCATTGGCTGTATTTCCGGATTGTCTGATTATATCAGCAGGGGAAGACAGCCTTAGAGATGAGACAGAAGCATTTGGAATGCGTCTGGCAAAAGCAGGGGTCTGTGTGACTATGCAGCGAATTATCGAAGCTATGCATGGATTTACTACAAATCGGACATCAGGCTGGGAACGGGCACTGGATCGTCAGTACAAATTTTTTCAGGAGCATTTAAGATAG
- a CDS encoding mandelate racemase/muconate lactonizing enzyme family protein, translating to MKITDVKLRFAKHYLFVQIYTDAGITGLGEAGNWGYLQATAAAIEKFADYLIGKDPFRIEDFNQNFLRSVYFRGSVIMSAISAIDIALWDIKGKALGVPVYELLGGKTREKVRVYASVMHLTEDNNELAKQYQQLQEMGFTAAKIFCNGPVSAPDGKGEFYSSRIEREVEKVRVCREAVGNDFDFVLEVHRGMTLPEAVAFGRAVEPYRPMILEDPVPPDNVDTMAEVASKVGVPIATGERFIDLREFEVLMSRHACQYVRPDVCAVGGITASKKICALAEAHDVLVIPHNPLGPVSTAACLQICASISNLGIQELPGFCLNGAEDKMVKEPLRFENGCMLIPEAPGIGVELADDAEDLYPANERGSNAARRAFDGSVKDW from the coding sequence ATGAAGATTACAGATGTAAAGCTGCGTTTTGCAAAGCATTATCTGTTTGTACAGATATATACTGATGCCGGGATCACAGGTCTTGGCGAGGCTGGCAACTGGGGATATTTACAGGCCACAGCAGCAGCTATTGAAAAGTTTGCAGATTACCTGATCGGAAAAGATCCATTCCGCATTGAGGATTTTAATCAGAATTTCCTGCGTTCCGTGTATTTCCGCGGTTCAGTGATCATGAGTGCTATTTCTGCTATTGATATTGCTCTGTGGGATATTAAGGGTAAGGCACTTGGAGTTCCGGTTTATGAGCTTTTAGGCGGAAAGACCCGCGAAAAAGTGCGTGTATATGCATCTGTTATGCATCTCACAGAAGATAACAATGAGCTTGCAAAGCAGTATCAGCAGTTGCAGGAAATGGGCTTTACAGCTGCAAAGATCTTCTGCAACGGTCCGGTCAGCGCACCAGATGGAAAAGGAGAATTTTATTCCAGCCGCATTGAACGTGAAGTGGAAAAGGTACGGGTATGCCGTGAAGCTGTTGGAAATGATTTTGATTTTGTGCTGGAAGTGCATCGGGGCATGACACTGCCGGAAGCGGTTGCGTTTGGCCGTGCAGTAGAGCCTTACCGACCTATGATATTGGAGGATCCGGTTCCACCGGATAATGTAGATACCATGGCAGAGGTAGCATCCAAGGTGGGTGTTCCTATTGCTACAGGAGAGCGTTTTATCGACCTGCGCGAGTTTGAGGTGCTGATGTCACGCCACGCCTGCCAGTATGTCCGTCCGGATGTGTGTGCAGTAGGCGGTATCACTGCCAGCAAAAAAATCTGCGCACTGGCAGAAGCACATGATGTCCTTGTGATTCCTCATAATCCACTAGGACCGGTGTCCACAGCAGCTTGCCTGCAGATCTGCGCGTCCATTTCAAACCTTGGTATCCAGGAACTGCCTGGTTTCTGCTTAAATGGTGCAGAAGACAAGATGGTAAAAGAACCACTCCGCTTTGAGAACGGCTGTATGCTGATCCCGGAGGCACCTGGTATTGGCGTGGAACTGGCAGATGATGCAGAAGATCTGTATCCGGCTAATGAACGTGGCAGCAATGCAGCTCGCAGAGCCTTTGATGGTTCTGTGAAAGACTGGTAA
- a CDS encoding U32 family peptidase translates to MKIVAGLGSVDEYIPYVEAGADEFFCGYVPYSWTKKYGTLLPLNRREVLCSNVQLGAFSELEILVAMIRKYKKPVYLTFNSLYYIPEQYPEIVNIIIRCMSIGFNSFIVADPALLLYLRQSRINCEIHLSGETAEVNSGMIKYFEKQNLKRLIFHRKNSIEDMNSIINKAGNLTEFEAFTLNEMCQFTGAFCNSLHCDEMCHLCLVPYELGRIREGVSAESVDENVDEPEDDGYLCGQTGCGLCALYQLEKAGVTHLKLVGRGNYTDYMERDIKNLRKALEILKDVLDMEKTGNIPAGPKAERRYISQMKREIFGPAGKCSGMCYYR, encoded by the coding sequence ATGAAGATTGTAGCCGGACTTGGTTCCGTTGATGAATATATCCCCTATGTGGAAGCAGGAGCAGACGAGTTTTTCTGCGGCTATGTGCCTTATTCATGGACAAAAAAATACGGGACGCTTCTGCCGCTTAACCGCCGGGAAGTACTTTGCTCCAATGTACAGTTAGGTGCATTTAGCGAACTGGAAATACTGGTTGCTATGATCAGAAAATATAAAAAGCCAGTGTATCTCACCTTTAACTCCTTATACTACATCCCAGAACAATACCCGGAAATTGTTAATATTATTATACGGTGTATGTCCATTGGATTTAATAGTTTTATCGTCGCTGATCCGGCGCTGCTTTTATATCTGCGACAGAGTAGAATCAATTGTGAGATCCACTTGAGCGGAGAGACTGCAGAGGTCAACAGCGGAATGATAAAATACTTTGAGAAGCAGAACTTAAAACGCCTGATCTTTCACAGGAAAAACAGCATAGAAGATATGAATTCTATTATTAACAAAGCAGGAAACCTCACAGAATTTGAAGCCTTCACACTAAACGAAATGTGCCAGTTTACCGGTGCATTCTGCAATTCCCTTCACTGCGATGAAATGTGTCATCTTTGTCTGGTACCCTATGAACTGGGACGGATCAGAGAAGGTGTATCAGCAGAAAGTGTGGATGAAAATGTGGATGAACCAGAAGATGACGGCTATCTTTGTGGACAGACTGGCTGTGGCCTCTGCGCTTTATACCAGTTGGAAAAAGCTGGTGTTACTCATTTAAAACTGGTGGGAAGAGGCAACTACACAGACTATATGGAACGTGATATCAAAAATCTGCGAAAGGCATTAGAAATATTAAAAGATGTCTTGGATATGGAAAAAACTGGAAATATCCCAGCCGGACCAAAGGCAGAACGCAGATATATTTCACAGATGAAAAGGGAAATATTCGGTCCGGCTGGAAAGTGTAGTGGAATGTGCTATTATCGGTAG
- a CDS encoding MurR/RpiR family transcriptional regulator, with amino-acid sequence MIPIFEQAHSLFLTPTESEILDWFENHFPQCLYMNLEEMSDQLYTSSATIVRFCQKLGFKGFNEFKYQLRQQLKEQKNSALFSDNIIEHSLALFRDNLEQLDLDALQEVANLLTSDCTIYICGSNLSSLIASYLHAVLSSLDYSCILIEWQRLLGSLIGQMSRDSVLLIVSAHGDPQYYQSIMETAFERGIKTILLTCERDSPLVSLSSFAFFSNDHNQELANVDTNPRIGLFAIAQILIELVTLKKRHIFSTSHPTEEPSIFPNEKD; translated from the coding sequence ATGATTCCGATCTTTGAACAGGCCCACTCACTCTTTCTGACTCCGACCGAGTCCGAGATTCTCGACTGGTTTGAGAATCATTTTCCTCAGTGCCTCTATATGAACCTCGAGGAGATGAGCGATCAGCTCTATACCTCAAGCGCAACGATCGTCCGCTTCTGCCAGAAGCTCGGATTCAAAGGTTTCAATGAGTTTAAATATCAGCTCCGCCAACAGCTCAAGGAACAGAAAAATTCTGCACTCTTCTCCGATAACATCATTGAACACTCTCTTGCGCTCTTTCGTGACAATCTCGAACAGCTCGATCTCGATGCGCTTCAGGAAGTCGCCAATCTTCTGACCAGCGACTGCACAATCTACATCTGCGGTTCCAATCTGAGCTCTCTGATTGCAAGTTACCTGCATGCGGTGCTCTCAAGCCTTGATTACAGCTGTATTCTGATCGAATGGCAACGCCTTCTCGGCAGTCTGATCGGACAAATGAGCCGGGATTCGGTTTTATTGATTGTCAGCGCGCACGGAGATCCCCAGTACTATCAGTCCATCATGGAGACGGCCTTCGAGCGAGGCATCAAAACGATTCTTCTCACCTGTGAACGGGACAGCCCTCTCGTCTCTCTGAGCTCGTTTGCGTTCTTCTCAAACGATCATAATCAGGAGCTCGCCAATGTCGACACAAACCCCAGAATCGGTCTCTTCGCGATTGCGCAGATCCTGATCGAACTTGTGACCCTCAAAAAGAGACACATTTTCTCCACCTCTCATCCGACAGAAGAACCATCCATTTTCCCGAATGAGAAAGATTGA
- a CDS encoding AraC family transcriptional regulator, with translation MEETCYEMNLPRENIHLRCFAHSIMNYRYHWHTDKYELSIVLHGTQEYCRGTETHSLSEDDLILTAPGNGHASMRQQPGTRALVLHFPSNALKFLVKKGYIYQFPTCLSNESNRYEDRFCHIRFYVSQLWQSLECGGVYAQLSAKANLELLLITLFTEFDPQQINLISEEDKRRATIRLLLSYVEEHYAEKLSLEDLADYAQYNRTYVSTLFKQMVGINFHEYLTRVRFQHALNDLTYTNENLTDIALKNGFPDLKTLTSRFRSTFHRTPAQYRAMLKPDEVLYANVRKYLNPNDTILREKLKEYAKTGLIQ, from the coding sequence ATGGAAGAAACCTGTTATGAAATGAACCTGCCCCGTGAAAATATCCATCTGCGCTGCTTTGCACACAGCATCATGAATTACCGTTATCACTGGCATACGGATAAATATGAGCTGAGCATCGTCCTTCATGGAACTCAGGAATATTGCCGTGGTACAGAGACTCATTCTCTTTCAGAGGATGACCTTATCCTGACTGCCCCCGGCAATGGACACGCCTCCATGCGCCAGCAGCCTGGCACCCGGGCTCTTGTCCTGCATTTTCCGTCAAATGCCCTGAAATTTTTAGTTAAAAAGGGATATATTTACCAGTTTCCTACCTGCCTTTCCAATGAAAGCAATCGCTACGAAGATCGTTTCTGCCATATCCGCTTTTATGTGAGCCAGCTATGGCAATCATTAGAATGTGGCGGCGTCTATGCCCAGTTAAGCGCAAAAGCAAACCTGGAACTGCTTCTGATCACGCTTTTTACAGAATTTGATCCCCAACAGATCAATCTGATCTCGGAAGAAGACAAACGACGTGCTACGATCCGCCTTCTCCTCAGTTATGTAGAGGAACATTATGCAGAAAAATTATCCCTGGAGGATCTGGCAGACTACGCCCAGTACAACCGGACCTATGTTTCAACTCTATTTAAACAAATGGTAGGTATCAATTTCCACGAATATCTCACAAGAGTACGATTTCAACATGCATTAAATGACCTGACCTACACTAATGAAAATCTGACAGACATTGCATTAAAAAATGGCTTCCCTGATTTAAAGACTCTGACTTCCCGCTTCCGTTCTACTTTTCATCGCACTCCTGCCCAGTACCGTGCGATGTTAAAGCCAGATGAAGTGCTTTATGCTAATGTACGGAAATATCTGAATCCAAATGATACGATCCTGAGAGAAAAGCTAAAAGAATACGCGAAAACGGGACTGATACAATAA